A genomic region of Acipenser ruthenus chromosome 9, fAciRut3.2 maternal haplotype, whole genome shotgun sequence contains the following coding sequences:
- the LOC117405330 gene encoding ATP synthase subunit O, mitochondrial-like → MAAAGFGKQVRHFSTTVIKPVSKLIQPPIQVYGVEGRYATALYSAASKQKNLDQVEKELGRVKILMKDPKMTTVFMNPHIKRSIKQKTVNDVMTKEKLSTITINFINLLAENGRLSFTPGVISAFGKMMSAHRGEVLCSVTTAQPLDEASLAELKNALNGFLQKGETLQLETKSDPSVLGGMIVSIGDKYVDMSTKTKIQKLTKIMRET, encoded by the exons ATGGCAGCAGCAGGATTTGGAAAGCAG gtgCGGCACTTCAGCACTACTGTGATTAAACCTGTTTCAAAGCTTATACAG CCTCCTATTCAGGTGTATGGAGTGGAGGGCCGCTATGCCACTGCTTTGTACTCCGCTGCCTCTAAGCAGAAGAACCTGGACCAGGTGGAGAAGGAGCTAGGTCGTGTCAAG attttaatgAAAGATCCCAAGATGACTACTGTATTTATGAACCCCCACATCAAGCGCAGTATTAAGCAGAAAACTGTCAACGATGTTATGACAAAAGAAAAACTCTCTACTATCACAATCAACTTTATAA ACCTGTTGGCTGAGAACGGTCGCCTGTCTTTTACCCCTGGTGTCATTTCTGCCTTTGGCAAGATGATGAGTGCCCATCGGGGGGAGGTTCTGTGCTCCGTCACTACAGCCCAG cCGCTGGATGAGGCAAGTCTCGCTGAGCTGAAAAATGctttgaatggcttcctgcagaAGGGCGAGACTCTGCAACTAGAGACCAAG TCTGACCCGTCTGTCCTCGGTGGAATGATTGTTAGTATTGGAGACAAGTATGTTGACATGTCTACCAAAACCAAGATTCAGAAGCTGACCaaaattatgagggagacttag
- the LOC117405845 gene encoding sodium/myo-inositol cotransporter-like, translating into MRPSMEAADVAVVALYFVLVVCIGFFAMWKSNRSSVSGYFLAGRSMTWFVIGASLFVSNIGSEHFIGLAGSGAASGFAVGAWEFNSLLLLQLLGWVFIPVYIRSGVYTMPEYLSKRYGGKRIKIYFAALSLLVYIFTKISVALYAGALFIQESVGWNLYLSVILLIGITALLTVTGGLVAVIYTDTLQASLMVVGALILMVISLVEVGGLEGVKTKYMQATPNVTAILAAYNFSYSNSCHIHPKPDALRMLREPSDEDIPWPGFLFGQTPASVWYWCADQVIVQRVLAAKNIAHAKGSTLMAGVLKVLPMFIIVIPGMISRILYTNEIVCISPEHCMEVCGSRAGCSNIAYPRLVMNILPVGLRGLMMAVMIAALMSDLDSIFNSASTIFTLDIYKMFRKSSTSRELMIVGRLFMVFMVAISIAWVPVIVQMQGGQMYLYIQEVSGYLTPPIAALFLLGVFWKRCNETGAFVGGMTGFLLGSIRLILVFVYQAPDCDQQDNRPAFIKYIHYMYVAACLFWITGIVTVVVSLLTPPPTKEQIRTTTIWGVWNKDVKLGHHKEESYKFTGKNPVDDKGTSKHKELPTGLHREKIVDGTDVKLLVLQDSSTPDCLTPCPSEDQTPMEHYRNGQASLMSGACEEDEQPERTSTCWKVVYWFCGLKGQSTKTPPRDPVEEETRCLEMLYEPPKIKLLLNIMLFVVCSLGVFLFVCFSL; encoded by the coding sequence ATGAGGCCTTCAATGGAAGCCGCAGACGTTGCCGTTGTGGCACTGTACTTTGTGCTTGTGGTGTGCATTGGTTTCTTCGCCATGTGGAAGTCCAACAGAAGCTCTGTGAGTGGGTACTTTCTGGCAGGACGGTCCATGACTTGGTTTGTTATTGGGGCCTCCTTATTTGTCAGTAACATTGGCAGTGAACATTTCATTGGGCTTGCAGGATCTGGAGCAGCAAGTGGGTTTGCAGTAGGAGCTTGGGAATTCAATTCACTTTTGCTCCTGCAACTTTTGGGATGGGTATTTATCCCTGTCTACATCAGGTCAGGGGTCTATACCATGCCAGAATACCTATCCAAGCGTTATGGTGGGAAAAGAATAAAGATCTATTTTGCTGCTCTGTCTTTATTGGTATACATTTTTACCAAAATTTCTGTGGCCCTTTATGCTGGAGCGCTGTTCATCCAAGAGTCAGTGGGATGGAACTTGTACCTGTCTGTAATTCTGTTAATTGGCATAACAGCCTTGCTGACTGTTACTGGGGGGCTGGTGGCTGTAATCTACACAGACACTCTACAGGCTTCCTTGATGGTTGTTGGAGCCCTCATCCTCATGGTCATCAGCCTTGTCGAGGTTGGGGGGCTTGAGGGAGTCAAGACCAAGTACATGCAGGCCACTCCAAATGTGACTGCAATTTTGGCTGCCTACAACTTCAGCTACTCCAACAGCTGCCACATTCATCCAAAGCCGGACGCACTAAGAATGTTGCGTGAACCCTCTGATGAGGACATCCCCTGGCCTGGATTCCTCTTTGGCCAAACCCCGGCTTCAGTTTGGTACTGGTGCGCTGACCAGGTCATCGTCCAGAGGGTACTTGCAGCAAAGAACATCGCTCATGCCAAAGGGTCGACCTTAATGGCTGGTGTCCTAAAGGTCCTTCCAATGTTCATCATTGTGATCCCTGGGATGATTTCAAGAATACTGTACACTAATGAAATTGTGTGCATCAGCCCAGAGCACTGCATGGAGGTCTGTGGTAGTCGGGCAGGTTGCTCCAACATTGCTTACCCTCGCCTGGTGATGAACATTCTTCCTGTAGGCCTTCGTGGTTTGATGATGGCTGTGATGATTGCAGCCTTAATGAGTGACTTGGATTCCATATTCAACAGTGCCAGCACCATCTTCACTCTAGACATCTACAAGATGTTTAGGAAAAGTTCTACTTCCAGAGAGCTTATGATTGTCGGACGACTTTTTATGGTTTTCATGGTGGCTATAAGCATAGCATGGGTTCCAGTCATTGTGCAGATGCAGGGTGGCCAGATGTACCTCTATATTCAGGAGGTTTCAGGCTATCTCACTCCACCTATAGCGGCTCTGTTCCTGTTAGGAGTCTTTTGGAAGCGCTGCAATGAGACCGGAGCATTTGTCGGTGGGATGACTGGTTTCCTTTTAGGGAGCATAAGGTTAATCTTGGTTTTTGTTTACCAAGCCCCTGACTGTGACCAACAAGACAACAGGCCAGCCTTCATCAAGTACATTCACTACATGTACGTGGCAGCCTGCTTATTCTGGATCACCGGAATCGTTACAGTGGTTGTGAGTCTCCTCACCCCGCCCCCTACAAAAGAGCAGATCCGGACCACCACTATCTGGGGGGTTTGGAACAAGGATGTGAAGCTTGGCCATCACAAGGAAGAATCCTACAAGTTTACTGGCAAGAACCCTGTTGACGACAAAGGGACATCGAAGCACAAAGAGCTGCCCACTGGATTGCACAGAGAGAAGATAGTTGATGGCACTGATGTTAAGCTTCTGGTCTTGCAGGATTCCTCCACCCCTGACTGTTTGACTCCCTGTCCATCTGAGGATCAGACCCCCATGGAACATTATAGGAATGGGCAGGCAAGTCTCATGAGCGGAGCCTGTGAAGAGGATGAGCAGCCTGAGAGAACCAGCACATGCTGGAAAGTGGTCTACTGGTTCTGTGGTTTGAAAGGCCAGTCTACCAAGACTCCTCCCAGAGACCCGGTAGAAGAAGAGACTAGATGTCTGGAAATGCTTTATGAGCCTCCAAAAATCAAACTGTTGCTAAATATAATGCTTTTTGTGGTGTGCTCTTTGGgggtatttctgtttgtttgtttctctttgtaG